Proteins found in one Clostridium kluyveri DSM 555 genomic segment:
- a CDS encoding APC family permease: MEMGLKKKYGLFTAVAMVVGIVIGSGVFFKAEAVLKATGGNMPLGIAAWGIVGLIMIICSYSFATMATKYEKVNGIVDYAEVSVGKKYGYYVGWFIAVIYQPTITSVLAWVSARYTCVLIGWDITGGACMTIACFYLVASFAINSLSPVVAGKFQVATTVIKLIPLLLMAVIGTIIGLSNGMTINNFSHTVDSSISVGGGLFASVVAVAFAYEGWIIATSINSEIKDSKKNLPKALMIGAFIVVAVYIFYYIGLAGVVTTETLMKSGEAGAKLAFQNIFGSAGGALVFVFVIISCLGTLNGLMLGCSRGLYSLAIRNAGPRPDIFKQVDSITDMPTNSSVFGLLLCGFWLLYFYGANLTSPWFGVFCFDTSELPIITLYAAYIPIFIMLMKKERDLSTFKRFIMPTLSIIGCVFMVVAAYLAHGMSVVYYLIIFAVIMIIGSVFLEKRSKNELA; this comes from the coding sequence ATGGAAATGGGATTGAAAAAGAAATATGGGCTATTTACAGCGGTTGCCATGGTGGTAGGTATCGTTATAGGAAGTGGAGTTTTTTTTAAGGCAGAGGCTGTACTTAAAGCTACCGGAGGAAATATGCCCCTTGGAATTGCTGCATGGGGTATTGTAGGTCTAATTATGATTATATGTTCCTATTCTTTTGCTACAATGGCTACAAAATATGAAAAGGTTAACGGTATAGTGGATTATGCTGAAGTGTCCGTAGGTAAAAAATATGGATATTATGTAGGATGGTTTATAGCAGTTATCTATCAGCCCACTATTACATCTGTATTGGCTTGGGTATCTGCACGATATACCTGTGTACTTATTGGATGGGATATCACGGGAGGAGCCTGCATGACTATTGCATGTTTTTATCTTGTTGCCAGTTTTGCAATAAATTCACTTTCTCCTGTTGTTGCGGGAAAATTTCAGGTGGCTACTACGGTTATTAAACTTATACCTCTTTTACTGATGGCGGTGATAGGTACTATAATTGGATTATCAAATGGTATGACCATAAATAATTTTTCTCATACAGTGGATTCCAGTATCAGTGTAGGAGGAGGCTTATTTGCTTCTGTGGTGGCAGTTGCTTTTGCCTACGAAGGATGGATTATTGCCACTTCAATAAATTCGGAGATTAAAGATTCTAAAAAAAATTTGCCAAAGGCACTTATGATAGGAGCCTTTATAGTGGTGGCGGTGTATATCTTCTATTATATAGGACTTGCGGGTGTGGTTACTACAGAAACACTGATGAAAAGTGGTGAAGCAGGTGCAAAACTAGCTTTTCAGAATATTTTTGGTTCAGCAGGGGGAGCTTTAGTTTTTGTATTTGTTATTATATCCTGTCTTGGCACGTTAAATGGGCTTATGCTGGGGTGCAGCAGGGGATTGTATTCACTGGCTATTAGAAACGCAGGTCCAAGGCCTGATATTTTTAAACAGGTGGATTCAATTACTGATATGCCAACTAACTCCTCTGTTTTTGGATTACTCCTCTGTGGATTTTGGCTGCTTTACTTTTATGGAGCAAATCTTACTTCACCCTGGTTTGGAGTATTTTGTTTTGATACATCGGAACTACCTATAATAACTCTTTATGCGGCATACATTCCAATCTTTATTATGCTAATGAAGAAAGAAAGAGATTTAAGTACATTTAAGCGGTTTATAATGCCTACACTTTCTATTATAGGCTGTGTATTTATGGTTGTTGCAGCTTATCTGGCCCATGGCATGTCTGTGGTATATTATCTTATTATTTTTGCAGTTATCATGATTATAGGAAGTGTTTTTTTAGAAAAAAGATCTAAAAATGAATTGGCATAG
- a CDS encoding VanW family protein, with translation MSRRDKSQESKRLLRKRLSVAIVCALAVFISISCGFIVYHYNDIKYWDNLIYPKVSINNIDLSGKTKTEAESMVKAAYSDEIKNKKIIVTAGDKEYELSYSNLSPKYNVSEVVNQAYSYGKDSNIFKKYKILNSPKAVNYTLKFTYDEKTVETFIDDIEKQVNLDPINASLKMEGLGFTVISEQSGVKLNKNALKKELASKIDGSVGKDLSIKAELQSVEAAIKAEELKVVDTLISSFSTNYGSISSSQRANNIKLATGSINGYIVMPGDTFSFNGVVGERTAAKGYQAAPVIIGDKLEDGLGGGICQVSTTLYNAVNKAGLPSVERSHHTLPVHYVQEGMDATVDYGNIDYKFRNDFKYPIYIEGYTSGGSVVFNLYSNSAVVN, from the coding sequence ATGAGTAGAAGAGATAAATCGCAGGAATCAAAACGATTATTAAGAAAAAGGTTATCAGTAGCAATTGTATGTGCTTTAGCCGTCTTTATAAGTATAAGTTGTGGATTTATAGTGTATCATTATAATGACATAAAATACTGGGATAATTTAATTTATCCTAAAGTGTCTATAAACAATATAGATCTTTCTGGAAAAACCAAGACAGAAGCTGAAAGTATGGTAAAAGCCGCCTATTCAGATGAAATAAAAAACAAGAAAATTATTGTAACTGCAGGAGATAAGGAGTATGAACTGTCTTATTCAAATCTCAGTCCTAAGTATAATGTGAGCGAAGTGGTAAATCAGGCCTATTCCTACGGAAAGGATAGTAACATATTTAAAAAATATAAAATTCTAAATTCCCCTAAGGCTGTAAATTACACATTAAAATTTACTTATGATGAAAAAACTGTAGAAACATTTATAGATGATATTGAAAAACAGGTTAATTTAGATCCTATAAATGCATCTTTGAAAATGGAAGGATTGGGTTTTACAGTAATATCTGAACAAAGTGGAGTTAAATTAAATAAAAATGCACTAAAAAAAGAGTTAGCTTCTAAAATAGATGGCAGTGTAGGTAAAGATTTAAGTATAAAGGCAGAACTTCAGTCTGTAGAAGCTGCAATAAAGGCAGAAGAATTAAAAGTTGTAGATACATTAATATCCAGTTTTAGTACAAACTATGGGAGTATATCTTCATCTCAGAGGGCAAATAACATAAAGCTTGCTACAGGAAGCATAAATGGATATATAGTAATGCCTGGTGATACCTTTAGTTTTAATGGAGTTGTAGGAGAGAGAACTGCAGCCAAAGGGTATCAAGCAGCTCCTGTTATTATTGGAGATAAGCTGGAGGATGGATTGGGAGGGGGAATATGTCAGGTATCTACCACTCTTTACAATGCAGTGAATAAAGCAGGCCTGCCATCTGTTGAGAGATCTCACCACACTCTTCCGGTACATTATGTGCAAGAAGGTATGGATGCTACTGTAGATTATGGAAATATAGACTATAAATTTAGAAATGATTTTAAATATCCTATATATATAGAGGGATATACATCAGGAGGAAGTGTGGTATTTAATTTATATTCAAATTCTGCTGTAGTCAATTAG
- the epsC gene encoding serine O-acetyltransferase EpsC, producing the protein MKNPFKLLAYDIKNAMKNDPAARNPLEVFLLYPFIHALIWYRIAHFFYKKKCFFIARFISQAARALTGIEIHPGAQIGKGLFIDHGMGVVIGETAEVGDNVTLYHGVTLGGTGKDTGKRHPTVGNNVFIGSGAKLLGPIVVGDNVKIGANAVVLKDVPSNSTAVGVPTRTIYKPIAQVIEIKDYAGKRRKIYNEMVI; encoded by the coding sequence ATGAAGAATCCATTTAAATTATTGGCTTACGATATTAAAAATGCCATGAAAAATGATCCCGCTGCTAGAAATCCATTGGAAGTATTTTTACTGTATCCTTTTATACACGCATTGATATGGTATAGAATAGCTCACTTTTTTTACAAGAAGAAATGTTTTTTTATTGCACGTTTTATATCACAGGCGGCTAGAGCTTTAACTGGTATAGAAATACATCCGGGAGCCCAAATAGGTAAAGGATTATTTATAGATCATGGAATGGGAGTTGTAATAGGTGAAACTGCGGAAGTAGGGGATAATGTGACTCTATATCATGGGGTGACGTTGGGAGGAACTGGTAAGGATACAGGTAAAAGGCATCCTACTGTTGGAAACAATGTATTTATAGGCAGTGGAGCTAAATTGCTTGGGCCAATAGTTGTGGGAGATAATGTGAAAATAGGTGCGAATGCAGTTGTATTGAAAGATGTACCTTCAAATTCTACAGCAGTAGGAGTACCAACAAGAACTATATATAAGCCCATCGCCCAGGTTATAGAAATAAAAGACTATGCAGGTAAAAGAAGAAAGATATATAATGAAATGGTTATATAA
- the nth gene encoding endonuclease III — protein sequence MNRENIDNILKTLSETYPQAKCALNFGSPYELLVSTILSAQCTDVRVNKVTRELYKEYNTPEKMLSLTEEELGEKIKSCGFFRSKSKHILEASRVILESHKGEVPKTMEELTKLSGVGRKTANVVLSNAFGIPAIAVDTHVFRVSNRLGIAIGNTPDKVEKELMKNIPESMWSDTHHYLIWHGRLICKSRKPDCENCPLVPWCQYFNYPEKYEKVSKNK from the coding sequence TTGAATAGAGAAAATATAGATAATATACTAAAAACATTAAGTGAGACATATCCCCAGGCAAAATGTGCATTGAATTTTGGCTCTCCCTATGAACTTTTGGTATCAACCATATTATCAGCTCAATGTACAGATGTTAGGGTAAATAAGGTTACACGTGAACTTTATAAGGAATATAACACTCCTGAAAAGATGCTTTCTCTAACTGAGGAAGAATTGGGAGAAAAAATAAAAAGTTGTGGTTTTTTTAGAAGTAAGAGCAAACATATATTAGAAGCCAGCAGAGTAATTTTGGAGAGTCACAAAGGTGAAGTTCCAAAAACCATGGAAGAGCTGACTAAATTATCAGGAGTGGGAAGAAAAACTGCAAATGTAGTTTTATCAAATGCCTTTGGCATACCGGCCATTGCTGTGGATACCCATGTTTTTAGAGTATCTAACAGGCTTGGTATTGCAATAGGTAATACACCAGACAAGGTGGAAAAAGAACTTATGAAAAATATACCTGAATCCATGTGGAGTGATACCCACCACTACCTGATATGGCATGGACGGCTTATATGTAAGTCTAGAAAGCCAGACTGTGAAAACTGTCCTTTAGTACCCTGGTGCCAATATTTTAATTATCCTGAGAAATATGAAAAGGTATCTAAAAATAAATAA
- the cysK gene encoding cysteine synthase A, with translation MIFNNAIDMIGATPLFKLDNFKNKDSAEIYVKLEKYNPGGSIKDRAALGMIEKAEKDGLIEKGGTIVEPTSGNTGIALAMIGKLKGYKVIIVMPETMSVERRNMIKAYGAELVLTDGTKGMKGAIEKAYEIAKNKRGYYIPQQFINKANPKKHYETTAEEILEDLQHVDAFVAGVGTAGTLAGVGENLKGRDKNVKIIAVEPASSPVLSGGQTGAHKIQGIGAGFVPDIYIPELVDKIITITDETAFKYARLMGKEEGILVGISSGANIAAAIQVAEELGKGKKVVTVAPDGGEKYLSMGLYD, from the coding sequence ATGATATTTAATAATGCCATAGATATGATAGGAGCTACACCTTTATTTAAATTAGATAATTTTAAAAATAAAGATTCAGCTGAAATATACGTTAAGCTTGAAAAATATAATCCAGGTGGAAGTATTAAAGATAGAGCTGCCCTTGGAATGATTGAAAAAGCAGAAAAAGATGGCCTTATAGAAAAAGGAGGAACCATAGTTGAGCCTACCAGTGGTAATACAGGGATAGCCCTTGCCATGATAGGAAAATTGAAAGGCTATAAAGTTATAATCGTTATGCCTGAGACCATGAGTGTAGAGAGAAGAAATATGATAAAGGCCTATGGAGCAGAATTGGTTTTAACAGATGGTACTAAAGGTATGAAGGGTGCTATAGAAAAAGCTTATGAAATTGCTAAAAATAAAAGAGGATATTATATACCACAGCAGTTTATAAATAAAGCAAATCCTAAAAAACATTATGAAACCACTGCAGAAGAAATATTAGAGGATTTACAGCATGTAGATGCATTTGTAGCAGGGGTTGGCACAGCTGGAACACTTGCAGGGGTAGGAGAAAATTTAAAGGGACGCGATAAAAATGTAAAAATTATTGCAGTAGAGCCAGCATCTTCACCAGTTTTATCGGGAGGTCAAACTGGAGCACATAAAATACAAGGCATAGGTGCAGGATTTGTACCGGATATATATATACCAGAGTTGGTAGATAAAATAATTACCATAACAGATGAGACAGCCTTTAAATATGCTAGGCTTATGGGAAAAGAAGAAGGAATATTAGTTGGAATATCTTCAGGCGCAAATATAGCTGCAGCAATACAAGTGGCTGAAGAGCTTGGAAAGGGTAAAAAAGTGGTAACAGTAGCACCAGACGGAGGAGAAAAATATTTGTCTATGGGACTATATGATTAG
- a CDS encoding YihY/virulence factor BrkB family protein: protein MKKNSLSFNGLRAFIFRFIEDDVLALASQLAYSLIFSFFPFLIFIISIIGYSDISSSNILSSLSYILPENILQLIKTTIIRITDTRDIKLLFSSLALTIWSSSGGFHSVIKGLNKAYNKKESRSVLKIYAISMVCTLGITVIIIITILLLVFGQIIGSFLAFNLGFSKEFNFMWNIFRYLMILFSTIFIFSAVYRYTPNVKLRWREVMPGAFFSTVGIVIASMGFAFYVNNFASYSIIYGSIGAAIMLMTWLFILSVITILGGEINSVLFIHKSK, encoded by the coding sequence GTGAAAAAAAATTCATTATCATTTAATGGACTAAGGGCCTTTATCTTTAGATTTATAGAGGATGATGTATTGGCACTAGCCTCCCAATTGGCTTATAGCTTAATATTTTCTTTTTTCCCCTTTTTAATATTTATTATAAGTATCATAGGGTATAGTGATATAAGCAGTAGTAATATACTCAGTAGTCTAAGTTATATATTGCCTGAAAATATATTACAGTTGATAAAAACTACCATAATAAGAATAACTGATACGAGAGATATAAAATTATTATTTAGTAGTTTAGCTCTTACCATATGGTCTTCATCAGGAGGATTTCATTCAGTGATAAAGGGGCTTAATAAGGCCTATAATAAAAAAGAAAGCCGATCTGTACTAAAAATTTATGCCATATCCATGGTATGTACGCTGGGAATAACGGTTATAATAATAATTACTATATTGCTGCTGGTATTTGGGCAAATTATAGGTAGTTTCCTAGCATTTAATTTAGGATTTTCTAAAGAATTTAATTTTATGTGGAATATATTCAGGTATTTAATGATTCTTTTTTCAACTATATTTATTTTTTCAGCAGTATATCGTTATACTCCTAATGTAAAGCTTAGATGGAGGGAAGTAATGCCTGGAGCGTTTTTTTCTACTGTTGGTATTGTAATAGCATCTATGGGTTTTGCATTTTATGTAAATAATTTTGCTAGTTATTCTATAATATATGGAAGTATAGGGGCAGCTATAATGCTTATGACATGGCTTTTTATACTATCTGTCATAACTATTTTGGGAGGAGAAATCAATTCTGTATTATTCATACATAAAAGCAAGTGA
- a CDS encoding phosphatase PAP2 family protein: MGFNILKAIYTFDNYILFLIKKYTQNKYLGAVMRVITTAGNLGTIWIIMALLLIINRPYREIGILVLLTLIASTILGEGIIKNIVKRNRPFYRRPNLNLLITKPKSYSFPSGHTLSSFAAAHTLSAYFLQYKFIFIAIALLIALSRVYLYVHYPTDIISGTILGILCSKLVLIVFKKEYIADIIGICQSIF, encoded by the coding sequence ATGGGTTTCAACATATTAAAAGCAATATATACATTTGATAATTATATTTTATTTCTTATAAAAAAATATACGCAGAATAAATATTTAGGTGCTGTAATGCGTGTGATAACTACTGCAGGCAATTTAGGTACAATTTGGATAATAATGGCCCTTTTATTGATAATAAATAGACCTTACAGGGAAATTGGGATTTTAGTACTATTAACTCTAATTGCAAGTACTATCTTAGGAGAAGGGATTATAAAAAATATAGTAAAACGAAACAGACCCTTTTACAGGAGACCTAATTTAAACTTGCTCATAACAAAACCTAAATCTTATTCTTTTCCTTCAGGACACACTTTATCATCTTTTGCTGCAGCACATACCCTGTCTGCATATTTTCTGCAGTATAAATTTATATTTATTGCAATAGCACTTTTGATAGCCTTGTCAAGAGTATATCTATATGTTCATTATCCTACAGACATTATATCAGGAACCATACTTGGTATACTATGCTCTAAATTAGTACTTATTGTTTTTAAAAAAGAATATATTGCAGACATTATAGGTATCTGCCAGAGTATATTTTAA
- a CDS encoding competence/damage-inducible protein A, which produces MKSEILCVGTEILLGDIVNTNSQFISKELANLGIEVYHQSVVGDNPQRLLDELKLGFERSDIIITTGGLGPTQDDLTKETGAKFFNRELVLDKKSLKELKEHFNRMGKSYSDGNNIKQAYFPKGSTIFPNPYGTAPGCAIEDKGKILIVLPGPPRETKPMFKNYVIPLLKKYSNGIIKSKTLRIYGLGESAMAERVSPFIENSTNPTVAPYAKEEDIILRITARAAEEKEALSLIEPVEIELRKILGVNVYGEDDVKMEEVLGRLLIDKGYTLSCAESCTGGLIASKLINYPGISKAFKEGVVAYSNEAKIKRLGVKKDTLDKYGAVSPEVAKEMAIGIAETSNTDIGISTTGIAGPDGGTPEKPIGLVYLGLYNRGEIKVKELRHAGTRDMIRKRATMNALDWIRRQIL; this is translated from the coding sequence ATGAAATCTGAAATATTATGTGTAGGTACCGAAATCTTATTAGGAGATATAGTAAATACTAACTCTCAATTCATTTCTAAAGAACTGGCAAATTTAGGCATAGAAGTATACCATCAATCTGTAGTAGGCGATAATCCCCAAAGGCTTTTAGATGAACTGAAGCTTGGATTTGAAAGATCTGACATTATAATTACCACAGGAGGACTTGGCCCTACCCAGGACGATTTAACTAAAGAAACCGGTGCTAAATTTTTTAACAGAGAACTTGTACTAGACAAAAAGTCTTTGAAGGAACTAAAAGAACACTTTAATAGAATGGGAAAGTCCTATTCAGACGGAAATAATATAAAGCAGGCTTATTTTCCAAAAGGTTCTACAATATTTCCCAATCCTTACGGCACAGCTCCGGGATGTGCTATTGAAGATAAAGGTAAGATTTTAATAGTTCTCCCAGGTCCCCCAAGAGAAACAAAACCCATGTTTAAAAACTACGTAATACCACTTCTCAAAAAATATAGTAATGGTATAATAAAATCCAAAACACTTAGAATATATGGACTTGGAGAAAGTGCCATGGCAGAAAGAGTATCACCTTTTATAGAAAACAGCACAAATCCTACTGTAGCCCCCTACGCTAAAGAAGAGGACATAATACTTAGAATTACTGCAAGGGCAGCAGAGGAAAAGGAAGCTTTAAGTCTCATAGAACCTGTAGAAATTGAACTTAGGAAAATTCTTGGAGTCAACGTATATGGAGAAGATGATGTAAAAATGGAAGAAGTGCTAGGCAGACTACTTATAGATAAGGGATATACACTGTCTTGTGCAGAATCCTGTACCGGTGGATTAATTGCCTCAAAACTTATAAACTATCCTGGTATATCCAAAGCATTTAAGGAAGGAGTGGTAGCTTATAGTAATGAGGCTAAAATTAAGAGACTTGGGGTAAAAAAAGATACCCTAGACAAATATGGTGCTGTAAGCCCTGAAGTTGCAAAAGAAATGGCTATCGGCATAGCTGAAACTTCCAATACGGACATAGGCATATCTACTACAGGAATTGCAGGCCCTGATGGTGGAACCCCCGAAAAGCCTATAGGTCTTGTGTACCTGGGTCTTTACAACAGAGGTGAAATCAAGGTAAAAGAACTCCGCCATGCGGGAACAAGAGACATGATAAGAAAAAGAGCTACCATGAATGCTCTTGACTGGATAAGACGACAAATACTATAG
- a CDS encoding lysophospholipid acyltransferase family protein — protein MISPWVAKLIGYLPKKYVSYISNKILFGYLEKYADIKVKGIENLNKVEKPAIFICNHLSNSDALVLSSVLKSENLTFVAGAKLNQNPLTQLGMSMTKTITIKPNSADKEAISKIVKTLKAGESILIFPEGTRSRTGAMGRARKGVVLIQKLTKASIVPIGIYGTEKLLPISGKDMALEDFHNAQVYVNIGSQVDIPIREKGENKHDYEDRTADFFMFKISELLPEKYRGVYSLDEGDKI, from the coding sequence ATGATTTCTCCATGGGTAGCTAAATTGATAGGATATCTTCCTAAAAAATATGTAAGTTATATTTCAAACAAAATATTATTTGGTTATTTAGAAAAATATGCAGATATAAAGGTAAAAGGTATTGAGAATTTAAACAAGGTGGAAAAACCTGCAATATTTATTTGTAATCATCTCAGTAATTCAGATGCACTTGTATTAAGTAGTGTACTTAAATCGGAAAATTTAACTTTTGTAGCAGGAGCAAAACTTAACCAAAATCCTTTGACTCAATTGGGGATGAGTATGACCAAAACTATAACCATAAAACCTAACAGTGCAGATAAGGAGGCTATATCTAAAATTGTAAAGACTTTAAAAGCAGGAGAAAGCATACTTATATTTCCAGAAGGGACGAGAAGCAGAACAGGAGCTATGGGAAGGGCTAGAAAGGGTGTGGTTTTAATACAAAAATTGACTAAAGCTTCAATTGTACCTATTGGCATTTACGGTACTGAAAAGCTTTTACCTATAAGCGGCAAAGATATGGCATTAGAAGATTTTCATAATGCACAGGTTTATGTAAATATAGGATCACAAGTGGATATTCCCATTAGGGAAAAAGGCGAAAATAAACATGATTATGAGGATAGGACGGCAGATTTTTTTATGTTTAAAATATCTGAATTACTGCCTGAAAAATATAGAGGAGTTTATAGTTTGGATGAAGGTGATAAAATTTGA
- a CDS encoding IS3 family transposase, protein MRDSDFSSKLENILNKQFNPTAPNAAWCTDITYLWTNEGFVYLTSIMDLYSRKIIAWTLSETLNVSCVIDTINKAKKHRELVSPVIIHSDRGSQYVSKEYKKATSKMVLSYSKKAYPWDNACIESFHAIIKREWINRFRIKNYRHAYILVFEYIGTFYNTIRIHSHCNYMSPNEFEKAYEKFKRISMSTAS, encoded by the coding sequence ATAAGGGATTCTGATTTCAGCAGTAAACTTGAAAATATCTTAAACAAACAATTTAATCCCACTGCACCAAATGCAGCATGGTGTACAGATATTACATATCTGTGGACTAATGAGGGCTTTGTATACCTTACAAGCATCATGGATTTATACTCTCGAAAAATTATAGCATGGACTCTTTCAGAAACTTTAAATGTCTCTTGCGTCATTGATACAATTAATAAAGCTAAGAAACATAGAGAACTTGTTAGTCCTGTTATTATACATAGTGACAGGGGCAGTCAGTATGTGTCAAAAGAATATAAAAAGGCTACTTCGAAAATGGTACTTAGTTATTCAAAGAAAGCTTATCCATGGGATAATGCCTGTATTGAATCTTTCCATGCAATTATTAAACGTGAATGGATAAATCGTTTTAGAATTAAGAATTACCGTCATGCTTATATTCTTGTATTTGAGTACATTGGAACATTTTATAATACCATAAGAATTCATAGTCATTGTAATTATATGTCACCAAATGAATTTGAAAAAGCATATGAAAAATTCAAAAGGATCAGTATGTCCACGGCAAGTTAA